The proteins below come from a single Prochlorococcus marinus CUG1415 genomic window:
- the sfsA gene encoding DNA/RNA nuclease SfsA codes for MKDRIIEFDPLIEGVLIKRYKRFLADIKLETGEVVTAHCANTGPMKGLLREGAKVRISVSPSPKRKLPFTWEQICVVNAKNEEVWVGINTLFANKLIKKVIEKNLLIERIGEIEKIKSEVPYGKDKKSRIDFFLTPKSSNPDKRNIYIEVKNTTWIKENVALFPDTVTKRGQKHLIELKELIPESKSVLVLCITRKDANFFAPGDDADPLYGNLFRESLSAGMISIPCSFEFHKDHVSWNGIKPLK; via the coding sequence ATGAAAGATCGGATTATTGAATTTGACCCATTAATTGAAGGGGTTTTAATCAAAAGATATAAAAGATTTCTTGCAGATATTAAATTAGAAACTGGAGAGGTTGTAACTGCTCATTGTGCTAATACAGGTCCAATGAAAGGACTTTTGAGAGAGGGAGCAAAAGTAAGAATAAGTGTTTCCCCATCTCCAAAAAGAAAATTACCTTTTACTTGGGAACAGATATGTGTTGTTAATGCAAAAAATGAGGAGGTTTGGGTAGGTATTAATACTCTCTTTGCAAACAAGTTAATCAAAAAGGTTATTGAAAAAAATCTGCTAATAGAAAGAATAGGTGAAATAGAGAAAATTAAATCTGAAGTTCCCTATGGAAAAGATAAAAAAAGCAGAATTGACTTTTTTTTAACCCCAAAATCTTCAAATCCTGATAAACGTAACATTTACATAGAGGTTAAAAATACGACTTGGATTAAAGAAAATGTAGCTCTATTCCCAGATACAGTAACGAAAAGAGGCCAAAAACACCTCATAGAATTAAAAGAATTGATTCCTGAAAGTAAAAGTGTTTTAGTACTTTGTATTACTAGAAAAGACGCTAATTTCTTTGCGCCTGGAGATGATGCAGATCCCTTATATGGCAATCTTTTTAGAGAATCTTTGAGTGCAGGAATGATATCCATACCATGCTCCTTTGAATTTCATAAAGACCATGTATCATGGAATGGAATTAAACCTTTGAAATAA
- a CDS encoding ammonium transporter has protein sequence MTTALHSRPGRSKKLQEASLIEGPMLLLRSIRGFRTNRSLIWLATVPVALFGLSIFTFAAKAGPGLGDLTGPQAATFLADNLWLFVATILVIFMNAGFAMVEAGMCRSKNAVNILAKNLFVFALAVTAYWFIGYSLMYGDSVAGGFLYFNGLFLDPDPSDALACAAGVIDDCSVLVPSVDFLFQAAFAGTAATIVSGLVAERVKFGEFVIFAIVLSGIIYPISGSWQWNGGFLSELGFIDFAGSSIVHSVGGWAGLVGAMMLGPRIGKYVDGKAQAMPGHSMAIATLGALILWIGWYGFNPGSELAMDEYVAYVAVTTTLAAAGGAIAATVLSTLTSGKPDLTMIINGILAGLVSITAGCGNMTFAGSWVAGAVGGIIVVFAVAALDAAEIDDPVGAFSVHGVCGVWGTVVIGLWGVEGMDPGAAGIGIFNGGGINQFLVQALGAGSYAIWTLVTCWIAWSIIGGLFGGIRVSEEEETQGLDIGEHGMEAYPDFASAK, from the coding sequence ATGACCACTGCTTTGCATTCGCGGCCAGGACGCAGCAAGAAACTTCAAGAGGCTAGCCTTATTGAAGGACCTATGCTACTCCTGCGCAGCATACGTGGCTTTAGAACCAATCGCTCATTGATTTGGTTAGCCACCGTTCCAGTAGCACTTTTCGGCTTAAGTATCTTCACTTTTGCTGCTAAAGCTGGCCCTGGTCTCGGAGACTTAACAGGACCTCAGGCTGCTACTTTTTTAGCTGACAACTTATGGTTGTTCGTAGCTACTATACTTGTGATCTTCATGAACGCAGGCTTCGCCATGGTTGAAGCTGGTATGTGTAGATCAAAAAATGCTGTAAACATTCTTGCTAAAAACCTTTTTGTATTTGCACTTGCCGTAACTGCATATTGGTTTATTGGATACTCATTAATGTATGGGGATTCTGTAGCAGGAGGATTTTTATACTTTAACGGACTATTTCTAGACCCTGATCCTTCTGATGCGCTTGCTTGTGCTGCAGGAGTTATTGATGATTGTTCTGTTTTAGTACCATCTGTAGACTTTCTTTTCCAAGCAGCATTTGCTGGAACAGCTGCAACTATTGTTTCTGGATTAGTTGCTGAAAGAGTTAAATTCGGAGAGTTTGTTATTTTTGCAATTGTTCTCTCTGGAATCATTTATCCTATTTCCGGTAGCTGGCAATGGAATGGAGGTTTCCTTTCAGAGCTAGGCTTTATCGATTTCGCAGGATCATCTATTGTTCACTCAGTAGGTGGTTGGGCTGGTTTAGTCGGAGCAATGATGCTCGGGCCAAGGATAGGTAAATATGTTGATGGTAAGGCTCAAGCAATGCCTGGCCACAGCATGGCTATTGCTACTTTAGGTGCCTTAATCCTTTGGATTGGTTGGTATGGCTTTAACCCTGGTTCAGAGCTCGCTATGGATGAATATGTAGCATACGTAGCTGTTACAACCACACTTGCTGCCGCAGGTGGAGCTATTGCTGCAACCGTCTTATCTACCTTAACTTCAGGAAAACCAGATTTGACAATGATCATAAACGGTATTCTTGCAGGTTTGGTTAGCATAACTGCAGGTTGTGGAAATATGACTTTCGCAGGGTCTTGGGTTGCAGGGGCAGTAGGTGGAATTATTGTTGTATTTGCAGTAGCTGCATTAGATGCTGCAGAAATTGATGATCCAGTTGGTGCTTTCTCAGTCCACGGAGTTTGTGGAGTTTGGGGAACTGTCGTTATTGGTCTATGGGGCGTAGAAGGAATGGATCCTGGCGCTGCTGGAATAGGTATTTTTAACGGCGGTGGAATCAACCAATTTCTTGTTCAAGCTTTAGGAGCTGGGAGTTATGCAATATGGACATTGGTTACATGTTGGATTGCTTGGTCTATAATTGGAGGATTATTCGGTGGAATCCGGGTATCTGAAGAGGAAGAGACTCAAGGTTTAGATATTGGAGAGCATGGAATGGAAGCATATCCAGACTTTGCATCCGCTAAATAA